One genomic window of Plasmodium sp. gorilla clade G2 genome assembly, contig: PADLG01_00_40, whole genome shotgun sequence includes the following:
- a CDS encoding Hypotetical protein, translating into MLKELVLYIEYYLLTYEYQCYHDFYQNDKHISVKIKYSTWNISIYDIGEKLSSTYIEHTHCFYSVAKDGV; encoded by the coding sequence ATGTTAAAAGAATTAGTGCTTTATATAGAATATTATTTACTTACATATGAATATCAATGTTATCATGATTTTTATCAGAACGATAAACATATAAgtgtaaaaattaaatacagTACATGGAATATATCAATTTATGATATAGGTGAAAAACTATCATCTACATATATAGAACATACTCATTGTTTTTATAGTGTAGCTAAAGATGGAGTTTAA